Proteins found in one Serratia plymuthica genomic segment:
- a CDS encoding MupA/Atu3671 family FMN-dependent luciferase-like monooxygenase: MKTLNQKLENFFSGYHTSETAARNGKPGTDVSFSYLFFSDVRKDVSDRDKYRFARELVEFADQAGFESVCFPERHFYEFGSIYANNAIAAAYFAPLTKNVRLRSAAVTNTLHHPVEIVENWAMVDILSDGRVELGIGSGWNKADFILSPETYDDRAKIRDQRIPVIQQLWRGETVDFPGPGGELFPTVVYPRPIQKEVAIWYFSVSEPGFRYAGLQGYNVFGMLHGIDLHEFGKYVSSYRAARAEAGLDPLSGRVTLMMHTFVHPDMEWVQRVVCEPFKAYIRSSIIPQMKARDKHFDNSQIDHILDYAYARFFKTGGIFGPLDECQKQIDLAVACGVNEIAFLQDFGMDYAAVKNALGYLQQLVDLNLKREKSFYE, encoded by the coding sequence ATGAAAACGCTGAATCAAAAGCTGGAAAACTTTTTCTCCGGTTACCACACCTCAGAGACCGCTGCGCGGAACGGCAAGCCTGGGACAGACGTTTCTTTCAGCTATCTGTTTTTTTCTGATGTCCGCAAAGATGTCTCGGATCGGGATAAATATCGTTTTGCCCGCGAGCTTGTTGAGTTTGCCGACCAGGCCGGGTTTGAATCGGTTTGCTTCCCTGAGCGTCACTTCTATGAGTTCGGTTCTATTTACGCCAATAACGCTATCGCCGCGGCTTATTTTGCGCCGCTGACTAAAAACGTGCGCCTGCGTTCAGCCGCCGTGACCAATACGCTGCACCATCCGGTCGAAATCGTCGAAAACTGGGCGATGGTGGATATTCTCTCCGACGGTCGGGTTGAGCTGGGCATCGGCAGCGGCTGGAACAAGGCGGACTTTATCCTGTCACCCGAGACGTATGACGATCGGGCAAAAATACGCGACCAGCGGATCCCGGTCATTCAGCAGCTCTGGCGCGGTGAAACCGTAGATTTTCCCGGCCCCGGCGGGGAGCTTTTCCCGACGGTCGTATATCCGCGCCCGATTCAAAAAGAGGTCGCCATTTGGTACTTCAGCGTCTCGGAACCGGGTTTTCGCTATGCGGGGCTGCAAGGGTATAACGTCTTCGGCATGCTGCATGGGATAGACCTGCACGAGTTCGGCAAGTATGTGAGCAGCTACCGGGCTGCCCGCGCCGAAGCGGGGTTGGATCCTCTGAGCGGCCGGGTGACGCTGATGATGCACACCTTCGTTCATCCGGACATGGAATGGGTACAGCGGGTGGTCTGCGAACCGTTCAAGGCTTATATCCGCAGCAGCATTATTCCCCAGATGAAAGCCAGAGATAAGCATTTCGATAACAGCCAAATCGATCACATTCTTGATTACGCCTATGCGCGCTTTTTCAAAACCGGAGGCATATTCGGCCCGCTTGATGAATGCCAGAAACAAATTGATTTGGCGGTAGCGTGCGGCGTCAATGAAATTGCCTTTCTTCAGGACTTCGGCATGGACTACGCCGCCGTAAAAAACGCCCTGGGTTATTTGCAGCAATTGGTTGACCTTAATCTCAAGCGGGAGAAGTCTTTTTATGAGTAA